From one Eptesicus fuscus isolate TK198812 chromosome 21, DD_ASM_mEF_20220401, whole genome shotgun sequence genomic stretch:
- the LOC103297599 gene encoding kallikrein-7-like, with protein MAGPLLPTLLLLLLSLALGSARQAEKNSGDRIIDGVPCPRASHPWQVALLKGNQLHCGGVLVNEEWVVTAAHCQMSDYNVYMGSFRLNSRRGQKIKATQSFVHPNYSTQTHENDIMLVKLSEPAQLSSAVKKVNLPTQCDPPGTPCMVSGWGTITSPDVTFPSQLMCTNIRLISSQNCKRIYKDLLGKSMVCAGEPNSKTNACNGDSGGPLICQGTLQGLVSWGAFPCGQPNNPGVYTQVCKFTDWINETIKNNS; from the exons ATGGCAGGTCCCCTGCTCCCAACcctgctgctcctactgctgtCCTTAGCCCTGGGATCTGCTAGACAAGCAG AAAAGAATTCGGGGGACCGGATTATCGACGGAGTTCCATGCCCAAGAGCTTCCCACCCCTGGCAGGTGGCCCTGCTCAAAGGCAATCAGCTGCACTGTGGCGGCGTGCTGGTCAACGAGGAGTGGGTGGTCACCGCCGCCCACTGCCAGATGAG TGACTACAACGTGTACATGGGCAGTTTTCGGCTGAACAGTAGGAGAGGCCAGAAGATCAAGGCCACGCAGTCATTCGTCCACCCCAACTACTCCACACAGACCCACGAGAATGACATCATGCTGGTGAAGCTGAGCGAGCCCGCCCAGCTGTCGTCGGCCGTGAAGAAAGTCAACCTGCCCACCCAATGCGATCCGCCCGGGACCCCCTGTATGGTTTCTGGCTGGGGCACCATCACCAGCCCCGACG TGACCTTCCCGTCGCAGCTCATGTGCACAAACATCAGGCTCATCTCCTCCCAGAACTGCAAGAGGATTTACAAGGACCTGCTGGGAAAATCCATGGTGTGTGCCGGTGAACCCAACTCGAAGACCAACGCCTGCAAT ggTGACTCAGGGGGACCACTGATCTGCCAAGGcaccctgcagggcctggtgtcCTGGGGCGCGTTCCCGTGTGGCCAACCCAACAACCCCGGTGTTTACACCCAAGTCTGCAAGTTCACCGACTGGATCAATGAGACCATAAAAAACAACAGCTAA